The Pyrus communis chromosome 12, drPyrComm1.1, whole genome shotgun sequence genomic sequence CACTCCAAATACTGTAAGAATAGTGCCAACTCATATTCAGATTGTAGGTGACCCCAGAATCAATAACTGCGATTCCATCGTCTCCCAGCTCGAAACGCAACGGACCCACATCGATTTCATAGATTGTAACGTTGGAGAGCACCATATTAACATTTCCCAGAAATGGGATTCTCttggattttgaaattttggggAGCTGGTGTGGAATTATGGAGGAAACGGCCTGAGTTACAAGTAAATCCTTCAGTAAATcgaaaccttttattttatttttatgaagatGACGACGGATGCGAAGGCTTGGTCGGTGGCTTGGACTTGCAGGTGGGTCGGCGGtgaaaggaagaaggaagatacgagattttttttttttttcgggggCGATTCTGGTCTCGCGGGGCTTGGgagaggagtggtggaggaggtggtggtgtgAAGAGGAATGGTGGAGGTGTCGCGGGTTGCAGAGGAGAGATGGAAGGGAGAGAGGTGCAGGTGGAGGTAGATTGTCTGCCCTGTTTGGGTGCTTTTCTCATCTATTTCTATTTGTACGGTCACgattaaaccacgtcaatattttatattcctattactttttgtcttattatctctataaaaaaatcaatataaaatgttgacgtgacttaaccgtgatcgcacAAAATAGAAAGGGATAGAAAGGGCATCCAAACAGGAGGAAAGATAATCTACCTCCGGTGCGGGTTgcaaaggaaggaaggaagggaaGGGGATGGGGGGTAGGAGACAGAGgggggattttattttattttttttgtatttaaatttttttttttaatattcaagtgGGCCCCCTATTGACACGTGGTGCCCTGTCATTGTTCACATAGGTGCCACATCATTAGTTAACGGAAGATTTAACAGTTTGATTATCGAATGTATGAGACTCCCAAAATTTACACTATAAGTATGACtttgagacaaaaaaaaaacttgatgtactaaatgttaaaaatcacaaaacatgaaagtagtaaactgagatttaccctaaaaatatatatatatatatatatatatgtttcataaTTTAAGTGAAATAATAATACACGATGCTGCTTcaaagtacacctaaaaattagTCATATGAACGAggtagcacaccatgattcatGATGGAATGGCAGTAACCGTGTGATTGACATCATGCGGATCCCGTATAAAATGTTAGCTTAGTTTGATTTGAGGTGATGATCTCAATCACATATATTCGTCATTCGCGGTAGTCGATTTtgagatctctcacttacaagtgcaAAAAAAAGTCACGAGACAATAATACTAAAATATATCACATCCGTACATGAATATTACTTCTGTATATCAAACCATAAATAACTTAGAGGTATGAGTTACAGCATGTTTGTAAGGGCGGACAATCACCAAACTCCAATGGAACTATGATATGAAATTGCCTACGGATCAAACATAGGCAACAATTCTCAATTTCAATTTAAACAAAACTATGAATCATCAAAATTACCTCCTCAATGCAAATGCAGATCCGATTCAAAATTTGATCAGACAAACTTCGTCTACTCTTCGTTAGAAGCCTTGGCGCTCCGAAAGCCCTTCTTCAACTCAGCAACTCTCTTCATACAAGCAGCCTTCGACTTCCCGGGCACAGCAGCTGCAATCTTCTCCCACCTCATTGACACTTCCTTCGGAAATGCCTTCAAGGCATTCAGCAATGCAATGTCTTCAGTAGAAGACCAACTCTCTTTCTTCACTTCACCATTATCCGCCACCGACTCATCACCCAACTCTTGATTCCCACTTTCAGTTTTCTTGTCATTGGGCTTACGCTTCTTCAGAAACTCTGCATACGAATCTGAATCACTCACTTTCTTCTCTCCCAATTCTTTGGCCTTTTTTATCACACTCTCCACCTTATGCTTTCCTTGAAACGATTCGGTGATAACCTCCCACCGTCTGAGCTTCCCCACCGGGTGCTTCAAAAGCAGTTTCTTCAAGAACTCAACATCCTCCTCAACCCACTCCGTCTCTTCACCAAAAAACACTGACCCATTACCATTACCTTCGGAAGCCtcactccttttcttttctctcacaGACCCACTAATAGTTTCAGGCATGGGCGTTGAATCTGCCCCCAATTCGTCAAATCGACGTGGTTTTGATCTCTTCTGAGAAACCCGCTTCTTTGATTCATCCTCTACCTGGGTTGCAATTTCTGGGAAGTCGACGATTGGGCCATGACCAACCCGAATGTCACCACCAGTGACAGGTGCAGGAGCAAAGG encodes the following:
- the LOC137710896 gene encoding transcription factor MAMYB-like, with protein sequence MEFLDEDARPRFLFQSKAVASSATDLQPHYKNLSKPFIFFTILISFLLMGLAFFLLSEPYQSLLIWAALALLIGPFAPAPVTGGDIRVGHGPIVDFPEIATQVEDESKKRVSQKRSKPRRFDELGADSTPMPETISGSVREKKRSEASEGNGNGSVFFGEETEWVEEDVEFLKKLLLKHPVGKLRRWEVITESFQGKHKVESVIKKAKELGEKKVSDSDSYAEFLKKRKPNDKKTESGNQELGDESVADNGEVKKESWSSTEDIALLNALKAFPKEVSMRWEKIAAAVPGKSKAACMKRVAELKKGFRSAKASNEE